Within the Bacillota bacterium genome, the region GACGAACTCTTACGGGGTGGCCTCCCCCGGGGCGTCAGCATTGCCGTCGTAGGAGAGGCGGGTACCGGAAAGACTGTTTTGGGCCTGGAATATTTAGTCCGGGGGGCGCTGCAGCGGCAGGAAAAAGGTCTTTTTGTCTCGCTTGAAGAAACCCCCCAGAAGATTCAGGCCCACGCTGCCGCCTTTAATTGGGACCTCGCTGACCTGATGCGGAAAGGAATGGTTCAGGTAATCTTCACGCCGCTGGTAGAAGTGGATTTCGATGAACTGCTCATCCGGGTGGGAAACATCATCCAGGAGCACAAGATCATGCGGGTCGTTTTTGACACTTTACCTGCCTTAATTACCCGCCTGCGGGACGTATACGTGCTCCGGGAAAAGCTCTTCTATCTGGTGACCTATCTTAATAATTTGGGGTGCACGACCCTGCTTCTTTATCCCGGAACCGGAGCCCCCAGCGAACAACTGGATATTGTTCAATCTCTCGTTCAGGGGAGCATTCTGCTTAAATCAAGTTTGTTCCACAACAGGCGCCTGCGGTATTTGGAGCTTTACAAGTTGCGGGGGGTCAGCCATGTCACGGGTAATCATCTCATGGAAATCACGCAAACCGGGATTCAGGTCTTCCCCCGGGTAGGAGGTTGGTAGGAGTGAGGCAAAAGGCTTATTTTGGCGTGGAAGGGCTCGACAAGATTGTTTCCCAGGGTGTAAGCTACGGTTCTCAAATTATGCTCGAGGGAGACACCGGAGTGGGAAAAACGGTTTTGGCGGGGGAATTTATTAAAGAAGGGCTCCGGTGCGGCGATGTCTGCATCTATGTGGCCTGCGACGAGCCCCCGGCAGTAATGCGCCGCCATCTCGGGACTTTCAAGGTGGGGACCCAAGCTTACGAAGAGGCCGAACGCTTGATTTTTGTGGATGCTTACGAAGAAGAGGCCAGTTCCGAAAAATTTCATATCGCCGACCAGCACAATCTGGATAAATATTTCGCCCTCGAAAAGGAGTTCTTAAAGCGCTTTGCCGGACGCCGCATCCGGCTCGTTGTAGACAGCCTGAGCACCCTGTTCACCCCCTTTGAGCCTGCAGAAATCCTGGAATTCCACCGGAGCCGTTTAAAATACCTCCGGAAGTGCGGGGCCCTCACCCTTGACATCTTTGTGGACGGGGTGCTTGAAGACCGGGTTGTTGCAATAGCCAGCCATCTTTACAACGTTATTTTAAAGATGAAGTTCGGGGGCTCTGAAACGCGTCCGGTCCGGATTTTGCAGGTGGGGAAGGTCCGGAGCGGGAGGTTCAGTTCGACCCCCTACATGTTTGGAATCAGCTCCACTTTTGGAGTTCTCGTCGCGACAGAGTTGGAGGTGTAGGCAGTGGACGAGAGTGCGTTGATTTACCGGAAAATTTTGAACTACCTCTATTTAACGTTGAGCAAGACAGTTGCCGCGATTCCTTTCAGCGGAAAGTACTGGCTTGAAGAAGTAACGCGC harbors:
- a CDS encoding ATPase domain-containing protein; the encoded protein is MRQKAYFGVEGLDKIVSQGVSYGSQIMLEGDTGVGKTVLAGEFIKEGLRCGDVCIYVACDEPPAVMRRHLGTFKVGTQAYEEAERLIFVDAYEEEASSEKFHIADQHNLDKYFALEKEFLKRFAGRRIRLVVDSLSTLFTPFEPAEILEFHRSRLKYLRKCGALTLDIFVDGVLEDRVVAIASHLYNVILKMKFGGSETRPVRILQVGKVRSGRFSSTPYMFGISSTFGVLVATELEV